Below is a genomic region from Burkholderia pyrrocinia.
ACGGCGCTTGGTGGATGACCTTCGCATTGACGCTCGCGAGCCTCGCACTGTCGCTGGCCAAGGGCCTCGCGTTCGTCGAGGCCGGCGTGCTCGGCACGCTGCTGGTGCTGCTGCTCGTCAGCCGCCGCCGCTTCAACCGCCATTCGTCGCTGCTCGCCGAGCGCTTCACGGTGAGCTGGTTCGTGTCGGTGACGATGGTGCTGATGCTGGCCGTGTGGGTGCTGTTCTTCGCGTTCCGCGACGTGCCGTACACGCGCGAGCTGTGGTCGCATTTCTCGTTCGACGCGCGCGCGCCGCGTGCGCTGCGCGCGACGCTCGCGGCCGGCGTGTTCGTCGCGATGTTCGCGCTGTGGCAACTGCTGCGCCCGGCGCCCGGCCGTTTCGTGAAGCCCGTGCCGCAGGACCTGTTCGACGCAGAACGGATCATCCGCGCGCAGGAGTGCAGCGATGCGGGCCTCGCGCTGATGGGCGACAAGTCGTTCCTGTTCTCTGAATCGCGCCAGGCGTTCCTGATGTACGCGAAGTACGGCCGCACGTGGGCCGCGCTGCACGACCCGGTCGGGCCGCGCGAAGAATGGCCGGCGCTGATCGGCAAGTTCATTGCGCTCGCGCATGCGCACAGTGGCCGCGCGGCGTTCTACCAGGTGCGCGCGAACGCGCTGCCGCTGTATCTCGACGCGGGGCTCACGCTGATGAAGCTCGGCGAGGAAGCGCATATCGCGCTCGACCAGTTCGACCTGAAGGGCTCGAATCGCTCGCACCTGCGCTACGCGCTGCGCCGCGGCGACAAGGACGCGCTGACGGTCGAGGTGATCGCGCCGGGCGACGTGCCGGTCGCGCTGCCGGCGCTGCGCGACATCTCCGACGGCTGGCTCGACAGCCGCGACGCGCGCGAGAAGAGCTTCTCGGTTGCCGCGTTCCACGACGGCTATCTCGCGACGCAGTCGGTGATGCTCGTGCGGCAGGCCGACAAGCCGATCGCGTTCGTCACGTTCATGACGACCGACCTCAACACCGAGGCGACGGTCGGCGTGATGCGCCATCTGCCGGACGCGTCGCCGTACGCGATGGAGTATCTGTTTACGCAGCTCGCGCTGCATCTGAAGGAAGCGGGTTTCCGCAAGCTGAGCCTGGGCATCGCGCCGTTCTCGGGGATGGGGGCGGCGAAGATGCCGTCGCCGTGGCACCGGTTCGGGCTGATGGTCTGGCGCTTCGGCGGCCGCTTCTACAACTTCCGCGGCTTGCGCGCATTCAAGAGCAAGTTCGAACCGCACTGGGAGCCGCGTTACCTCGCGGCCTCGGGCTCGGTCGGCGTGTTCGTCACGCTTGCGGATCTGTCATTGCTGGCTGGAGGTCGGCGTTCATGATGTTGAAGAACAGAATCGCGCGGGCGGCAGCCGCCTGCGCGGGAATGATGCTGGCCGGCGTCGCGTGCGCGACGCAGCCGGTCGCAGTGAAGGCCGAAACCGTGTCGGGCGGCCGCTACGGGCCCGTTACCGTGACCAAGCCGAGCGGGCCGCTGCGCGGCTTCGTCGTGCTGTTCTCGCGTGAGGCCGGCTGGAATGCCGCCGATCAGCAGGCCGCCGACGCACTCGCGAAGGCCGGTGCGATGACGGTCGGCGTCGATTCCGAACGCTATGCGAAGAACCTCGCCGCGAAGCAGGAGACCTGCCACCACCTCGACGGCGACGCCGAGGCGGTCAGCCACCAGCTCGAACGCCTCGCGCAGTCGTCGCGCTATTTCACGCCGATCGTCGCGGGCGTGGGCCAGGGCGGCGCGATCGCGAAGCAGATCCTGTCGATGGCGCCGGAGAACACGATCGCCGGCGTCGTATCGGTCAACCCGACCGCGAAGCTCGATCCGCGCTTCAAGCCGTGCCCGCCCGATCCGACGATCGTGCGCCGCGCGATGCCCGGCTTCGTTGAAACGGCCGCCGCGGGCGACACCACGAAGCTCGTGTCGCTCGTCACGTCGCACCTGCGGGACAACAGCAGCAGCGGCGACGAACTCGACGTGTCGGACCTGCCGCTCGTCGAGCTGCCGGCCAAGGGCGGCAGCGACCGGCTCGCGATCGTGATCTCGGGCGACGGCGGCTGGCGCGATCTCGACAAGACGATCGCCGAGGCGCTGCAGCGCGACGGCGTGTCGGTGGTCGGTATCGACAGCCTGCGCTATTTCTGGAGCGAGAAGCCGCCCGCGCAGGTGAGCCGCGATCTCGCACGCGTGATGCGCACCTACATGGCGCGCTGGCACGCGAACCGCGTCGCGCTGGTCGGCTATTCGTTCGGCGCCGACGTGATGCCGTTCGCGTACAACCGGCTGCCGGCCGACCTGCGCGACAAGGTCGCGGTGATGTCGCTGCTCGGCTTCGCGCCGTCCGCCGATTTCCAGATCCGCGTGACGGGCTGGCTCGGCATGCCCGCGAGCGACAACGCGCTGAAGGTCGCGCCGGAAATCGCGAAGGTGCCGCCGCAGCTCGTGCAGTGCTTCTATGGCGCGGAAGAGAAGGACACGATGTGCCCGGCACTCGCGAACACGGGCGCCGACGTGATCAAGACGCAGGGCGATCACCATTTCGGCCGCGACTACATCGCGCTCGAGAAGAAGATCCTCGGCGGGTTCGGCAAGCCGGTGGCGGCGCGCTGAACGAAGGCGCCCGCTTCGCGGCGGGCGCTGGCCGGTTTGCTTCCGGTTCATCGTACGGGCGGCCATCGTGCCGCCCGTTTCATTTCCCGGCTGGCGTTGCCGTGTCGTGCGGCGGCGTTGCCGTTCTCGCATCGCGCTGATAGAAGCCCGGAAACCGGTCGAGCTGCCGCCGCGCGGCCGCTAAATCCGTGTCGTCGCCGAGCACCGCGCTCGAAAACCCCGTGCGCTCCATCAGCAGCAACTGGTCGACCAGCACGTCGCCGGTCGCGCGCAGGTCACCGGCAAAGCCGAAGCGCTTGCGCAGCAGGTACGCCTGGCTGTACGCACGACCGTCGGTGAACGACGGGAACTGCAGGTCGATGCGTGCAGCCTGCGCGATCCGTGCGGCGAGCGGCGGCAGTTCCTCGTCGTTGCCGATCGTCAGCGTCGCGTCGTCGTGCTGCTGCGTGTCGCCCGCGTGTTCGGCCGGCGTCAGCAACCGGATGCGTGCGTTCGTGCTTGCGTTGTCGCTGGCTTGCGTCATGCGTGCTCCGCCTGGTGGCGCGCGTCGTTCGCGGCGGCCTTGAAGGGTTCCGCGCCGATGCGGCGCACCGTGTCGATGAATCGTTCGCTGCGGCCGTCCGCATCGATCCGCGCATCGAGATACGCGTTGACGATCGCGTCGACGACGTCGACGATCTCGTCCGCCGAGAATGACGGGCCGATCACCTTGCCCGGCCGCGCGGGGCCGCTCGCGGTCGAGCCGTCCGACCCGCCGAGCGTCACCTGGTACCACTCCGCGCCGTCCTTGTCGACGCCGAGGATGCCGAGATGGCCACTGTGATGGTGGCCGCACGAGTTGATGCAGCCGCTGATGTGCAGGTCGATGTCGCCGACGTCGTGCAGCAGGTCGAGATCCTGGAAGCGCTCGGCGATCGCATCGGCGATCGGGATCGAGCGCGCGTTCGCGAGCGCGCAGAAGTCGCCGCCCGGGCACGCGATCATGTCCGTCAGCAGCCCGACGTTCGCGCTGGCGAGACCGATTGCGCGTGCGTTTTCCCACAGCAGGAACAGGTCGTCGACGTGTACCCACGGCAGCACGACGTTCTGCGTATGCGTGACGCGCGCCTCGCCGGCCGAGTAGCGGTCGGCGAGATCGGCAAGCGCGTCGAGCTGGTCCGGCGACGCATCGCCGGGTGCCTGCAGGCGGCGCTTGAACGACAGCGTGACGATGCGCAGCGCCGGGTCGCGGTGCGCGGCGACATTGCGTGCGAGCCAGCGGGCGAATGCGGGATGACGGCTTGCCTGCGCGGACATGCGTGCAATCGCGTCGTGCAGGTCGAGCGTGCGCGGCTCGAGCCGCGGCGGGACGAACGATGCGGCGACGCGATCGAATTCGGCCTGAGGAATCGTGTGCGGGCCGCCGTCATGGCCGACGATCTGGCGGAACTCCTCCTCGACGTCGTCGATGTAGCGTTGCCCCTCGGTCTTGACGAGGATCTTGATCCGCGCCTTGTACTTGTTGTCGCGCCGCCCGTAGCGGTTGTACACGCGGACGATCGCCTCGATGTAGTTCATCACGTGCCGCCAGGGCAGGAACGCGCGCAGCTGCGTCGCGATCATCGGCGTGCGGCCCATTCCGCCGCCGACGCTCACGCGAAAGCCGAGCTCGCCCGTGTCGTCGCGCACGAGCTTCAGCCCGACGTCGTGCCAGTCGGTCGCCGCGCGGTCTTCGGCCGCGCCGGTGATCGCGATCTTGAACTTGCGCGGCAGGAACGCGAATTCGGGGTGCAGCGTCGTCCACTGGCGCATCACTTCGGCGAACGGGCGCGGATCGGCGATCTCGTCCGGCGCGACGCCCGCGCGCTCGTCGCACGAGATATTGCGGATGCAGTTGCCGCTCGTCTGGATGCCGTGCATGTCGACGGTCGCGAGCAGGTCCATCACGTCGGCCGCCTTCGCGAGCGGAATCCAGTTGAACTGCACGTTGGTGCGCGTCGTGAAGTGCGCGCTGCGGGTCGGCAGGCGCAGCGTGCCGAGCAGCGCCTGCGCGTCGCTCGCGGCGCGGTAGGTGGCGTCGTCGGGCACGTCGTAGTCGCGCGCGATCCGCGCAAGCACGCGAAGCTGCGCGCTCGACAGCTCGCCGTACGGCACGGCGACGCGCAGCATCGGCGCGTGGCGTTGCACATACCAGCCGTTCTGCAGGCGCAGCGGCCGGAACGCGTCTTCGCTCAGCGTGCCGTGCTGCCAGCGTTCGAGCTGGTCGCGAAACTGGGCGGCGCGGCTCAGCACGAGCGCCCGGTCGAAATCGGTATATCGATACATGACGTGATACGCGAGAGGAGCCGCGGCGCGGCATGCGCACGGCTCGAAGGGGCGTTGCGACGGATGTCGGGCAACGGAAGACAGCGTAGGGAACGCGGTGCGGCGGGACAAGCAGCAGATCGGGACGAAAAGGGCGCAGCAGATGGCGGACGCGGCGCCGGCGCGGGCCGGGCATGCGTGCATGCCCGTGGCCGGTTGAGGTGTCTTATGCGTCGGCGTCGACGACGAGCGCCGGATCGAGCGCGCGGATGCGCTGGTCGATGAAGTAGCCGCCGCCTTCCTGATAGCGCAGGAACAGGCGGCCGCACGAGCGGCAGCGGCTCACGTTGCAGCGGTTGTACGGGAAATGACGCAGCGCGATCGGCGCGTCGTCCGACGCGTAGCGCGTACCCGTCGGATGATGTTCCGCATAGGTCGGCTCCGCATCGCCGGGCGGCGCGAGCGTGCCCACTTCGATCAGTTGCGTGTCCTGCAGCGACAGCGGCAGGCTCGTCCAGCCGGCGAGCGAGGTCTTCGTGCACGTGCACGGCTGCGTGACGTGTGCTGCTTCGTCCGTCAGTTTCAACAGCGCGTCGTGATCGAGGTAGGGCAGTTGGCTCATGGAAAATCGTGAAGAGGCGGTGAGATCGGCAATGTAACCCGCGCGCGGATTGGCTGCATGGTCGTGGCCCGTGCGTTAGCGGCGCGCATCGTGCCCAGCGTGCGCATTAACCGCCCTTGCGCACCGACGGCTGCGCGACCAGCTCGCCAAGCACGCGGATCGCGCGTTCGATGTCGCGGCTCCACGGATGGCCGAAGTTTACGCGCACGCAGCGCTCGAAGCCGTGCGCGGCCGAAAACAGCGGCCCCGGCGCGAAGCTGATCCCGCGCGCGATCGCCTGGCGATGCAGTTCCATCGCGTCGATCGCGTCGGGGAACGCGAGCCACAGGAAATACCCGCCTTCGGGCCGCACCCACTCGACGCCGGCAGGCAGCCAGCGCCGCAGCGCGTCGTCCATCCGGTCGAGCTGCGAGTGCAGCGCCCCGCGCAGCTTGCGCAGATGGCGATCGTAACCGCCGTGCTCAAGATAGTTCGCGATGCCGACCTGCGCGGGAATGCTCGCCGACAGCGTCGTCATCAGCTTGAGCCGCTGCACCTTCTCCGCGAACCGGCCGGCGGCGGCCCAGCCGATCCGGTAGCCGGGCGCGAGCGTCTTCGAGAACGAACTGCAGTGCATCACGAGGCCATGCCGGTCGAACGCGCGCGCGGGCAGCGGATAGTCCGGGCCGAAATGCAGCTCGCCGTAGACGTCGTCCTCGATCAGCGGCACTTCGCGCGCCGCCAGCATGTCGACGAGCGCGCGCTTTTTTTCGGCGGACAGCGTGACGCCGGTCGGATTCTGGAAATTGGTCATGAACCAGCACGCGCGGATGTCGTGCCGGTCGAGCGCGTTCGCGAGCGCATCGAGATCGAGGCCCGTGCGCGGATCGACGGGAATCTCGACCGCGCGCAGGTCGAGCCGCTCGATCGCCTGCAGCGCCGCATAAAAACCGGGCGCTTCGACGGCGACGACGTCGCCGGGCCGCGTGACGGCCATCAGGCACAGGTTCAGCGCTTCGAGCGCGCCGTTCGTGACGACGATCTCGTCGATCGGCTGGGACACGCCCGTCGCGAGATAGCGCCGCGCGATCTGCTGGCGCAGCGCCTCGTTGCCGGGCGGCAGGTCGACGACCGTGCTCCACGGGCTCACGAGCCGCGTGGCCTGCGCGAGCGACTTCGCGAGGCGCGGCAGCGGAAACAGTTGCGGCGACGGGAACGCGGAACCGAGCGGCACGATGCCGGGCTGCGTGGCGGCGTCGAGGACGGAGAACACGAGGTCGCTGATGTCCACCTTGCGCGATGCGCCGGCACGGCTCGCGCGGCGCTTCGCGGCCGGGCCTGCCTGCGGTGTTGCGCCCGGCGCGACGTAGTAGCCCGAGCGTTCGCGCGCGCGGATCAGCCCCCACTGTTCGAGCTGGTAGTACGCGCGAAACACCGTCGACTGGCTCACGCCATGCTGCGCGATGATCTGCCGCAGCGACGGCAGGCGCGTGCCGACCGCGAGGTTGCCGTTGCGGATATCGTCGGCGATCGTGTGGGCGAGGGTTTCGTAGCGTTTCATCGGCGTGGACGGGGCGCGCCGTCGCCGCGCGTGGGCCGGAGTGGCGCCGCGCCGGCGGGCGCGGGCCATTGTCCGATGCGCGGCCCGAAAAGGAAAGCGCGGGCGGCGCGGCGACGGTTCGTCGGCCGCGCCGGGGCAGGCTGTCCGACACATATCCGCGGAGCCAGCCGCCGGGAATCGCGAGCAGCGCGGGCAGCATGCCCCACGTGCCGAGCGACGCGAGCGAGAAGCCGCGCGACTGCAGCAGGTAACTCGGAAACCACGTGATGAAGAAGCAGATCGAGAAGTTCACGCAGGCGTGGCGTTGACGGTCATTCCCGCGGACGGAGGCGGACCGGCGCAATCGGCGTCGACGGTCGCAGGTGCGCGTGCGACGCATGCGGTGCGTCGTCATCGCAATCGTCATCGCAATGCGAACCGGCCAGCGTCCGGCAACGCGCTTTCATCCGATCATTCGTCGCCCGACTAACCGCGTTCTTGCGCCCGCATCGATTCCGGATCGACTCCGAGCCGGGCACGTCGCCGTCGGCATGCGCGACGCCTGCCGCGTGCGGCTATTTCCAATTGCGCGCCAATACTTTTTATGGTTTCGTTGCGTGATATCGCATCGACTCGAAAAAGGATAGTCGAATGCAGCCGGGCGATTCATACGGGGTCCGATTGATCAGGGGAATCGGCGCGCGTGCGTGCGCACGCGGCGCCGTGCGCAGGCTGTTCGTCATATTGATACTGGGCTTGCTTGCGCCCGACCTGTCGGCCTTCGCCGACTCTCCCGAAACCGTTTACGACAACGTGCTGCGCGTGCTGGCATGGCCAGGCTATGCGGATCGCGATGTCGTCAGCGCATTCGAGGCGCAGTTTCATGTGCGTGTCGAAGTGACGTTCGTCGATTCCGACGAAGCGCTGTGGACGCGGATGCACAGCGCGGCGCCGCCGCCGTATGACTTGCTGGCCGCGAACACGGCCGAGATCCAGCGTTACGCGCACGAACGTCTGCTCGCGCCGATCGACCTGGCGCGCATCCCGAACCGGCGGCGGCAGTTGCCGAACTTCCAGCAGCTCGCGACGATCGGCGGGCTCGTGCAGGACGGCGCGACCTACGCGATCCCGTTCACGTATTCGTCGATGGGGCTGATCTACGACCGCAAGCAGGTTCCTTCCGCGCCGCGCTCGATGCGCGAGCTGTGGAATCCGCGCTACCGCGGCAAGGTGCTCGACTTCAACAGCGCGCAGCACAATTTCTCGTTCACGGCGCTGGCGCTCGGGTATCCCGATCCGTTTCGCCTGTCGCCCGCGCAGACGCTCGACGTCGCGCGCAAGCTGATCGACCTGCGCCGCAACCTGCTGACGTACTACACGCTTCCTGAAGAGGCGACTGCGCTGTTCGTCCAGCATCGCGCGGCGCTGATGTTCGGCAACTACGGCACGCAGCAGGTCGAGCTGCTGCGTCGCGCCGGCGCGGACGTCGGCTACGTGATCCCGGACGAAGGCGCGCTTGCATGGCTCGATTGCTGGGCCGTCACGCGCGGCGCGCAACATCCCGAACTTGCGTTCGCGTGGATCAACTACATGCTCGAACCGGCGATCGGCGCGTTGCTGACCGAGCGCCAGGGGCTCGCGAACACGCTCGAGCCGCCGCTCGGGCTCGATGCCGGGCACCAGCATCTCGTGTGGCTGCAGCCCGTCGAGGACATTGCGCGGCGCGAATCGCTGTGGGGCCGCATCGTGTCGGGCGACCGTCCGGAGCAATTCGAAAAATGATCCGGCTCGGGCTCACGTCGAAGCTGTCGGTGCTGTTCGCATGCATCGGCGTGATCGCGTCCGGCACGACCGGCTATTACACGTATCGCGCGAACCGCACGATGCTGGTGCAGGAAGCGCAGCACAGCCTGCTGATGTCGACGCAACTGCTCGGGCAGCGCTTCACGACCGCGCTGTCCGACGTCGCCGACGATGCGCTCGTGCTCGCGCAGTTGCCGTCGTCCCCGCTCGTCGCGGGCAGCGACAATCCGGACAGCGCGCGACGCAAGCGGCTCGAGCAGGTGTATTACAGCTTCATGAGAAATCATCAGGAATACCTGCAGATTCGCCTGATCGCGAGCGGGAAATTCGGGCTCGAACGCATTCGCGTCGATCGCGACGCGCGCGGCATCGTCGTGATGCCGGAAAGCGTGTTCCAGGAAAAAGGACAGTTTTCCTACGTATTCGATACGCTCGCGACGGCGCCCGGCCATATCTACCTGTCGCCGATCGCGATCAACCACGAGACGGGTTCGCACGCGGCCGAAGGGCTGCCGATCCTGCGTGTGGGCACGCCCGTCATCGACGCGTCGGGCCAGACGGTCGGCGCGCTTGTCGTCGACGTCGAGCTGTCGCGCGTGTTCGACCGGCTCGAACGCGATCTGCCGGAAGACTATGCGGTGTATCTCGCGAACGAGTGGGGCGATTTCCTCTTGCATCCCGATCCATCGCAGGCGTTCGGCTTCGATCGCGGCCGGCGCGTGCTGATGCAGGACCGCTTTGCCGTCACGCGCGAGCTGTTCGACAGTGCGCGCACGAACGTGACGCTCAATGGCCTCGAGCAGCCCGACGAGGCGCCGGGACAGATGTTCGCGTTCGCACGCACGCCGTTCGGGCACGACGAGGGCAACCGCTTCGTCGTGCTCGGGATGGCGCGTCCGCTTGCGGACGTGCTGGCGCCGGCCAGCATGCTCGGCGAACGGATCGTCCGGATGGTGCTCGTGTCGAGCCTGCTGGCGGTGATTCTCGCGATCCTGTTCGCGCGTGCGATCACGCGGCCGCTGCAGACGCTCGCGCGCGCCGCGACGCACGTGTTCGACGATCCGGCCGCCGAACGGCTGCCGGTCGGGCGTGCCGACGAGATCGGCGTGCTCGCGCGCTGTTTCGACTGCATGCGCGTCGAGATCCGCACGCAGGTCGCGATGCTGCGCGCGAAGCAGCTCGAACTCACGCACCTTGCCGGCCACGATCCGTTGACCGCGCTGCCGAACCGTCTGCTGTTCATGGAGCATCTCGATGCCGCGATCCGGCATGCGGCGGCGGTGCGCGAAGGGCTGGCCGTGATGTTCGTCGATCTCGACCGCTTCAAGCAGATCAACGACCAGCACGGGCACTCGGCCGGCGACCGCACGCTCGTCGCGGTCGCGAAGCGCCTGAGCCTCGTGCTGCGCAGCGGCGACATGGTCGCGCGGCTCGGCGGCGACGAATTCATCGTGCTGATTTCGGACGTGCGGTCACCGGAGGTGATCGACGACGTCGCGTCGCGCATCCAGATCGTGATGGCCGAGGAACTGGAGTTCGGCGACCGGCGTGTGGCCGTCGGGGCGAGCATCGGCGTCAGCGAGTTTCCGGCCGACGGCGCATCGGCCGAGGAACTGCTCGTCAAGGCCGACGCGGCGATGTACGCGGCGAAGGCGTCCGCACTGTGCGCGTGCGTGCGCTATCAGGACCTGGTCGGCGGCGCCGCCGCGCCGGACGAGGCCGGCGCCGGCCGCGTCGCGTCGGGCGGCAGCCGGTGACGGCCGGCCGGTAAAACACGCGATGCAAACGCAACGAGCCCGTCGCGGACGGGCTCGTTGCATGTACGGACTGCGCGCGGGGCGCGCAGCGGCAGGCTCAGTGACCGAAGTAGACCGAGTCGCGCGGGCTTTGCACCTTGGCGGCCGGTGCGCCACCCTGGACGGTCGCGGCCGGTTGCGCACCGTAGCCGGTATTGTCGGCGGCGTGCACGCGGGCTTGCGCGGCCTGGATGTCGGCCGGGTAGTACGGGCTCGACTGGCTCGGCTTGTAGCCGGCTGCTTCAAGCTGGACCAGTTCGTCGCGCACCTGGGCGCGGGTCACGGTGCTTTGGGCGAATGCGCCGAACGAGGCGGACAGGGCAACAGCGGCAACGACTGCGGAAACGAGCGATTTCATGATGACCTCCGATGTTTGTGTTGGCTTTCCGCGTTCGACACCATGTCGTAAGCGGTTGATTACATCGTAGGCGTCGGTCGATCTAGGGTAAACGTGGATTTCGACGAAAGATCGTTGTCGCTGAGGTAATAATCCCGGGACAAATTCCTTCTGTCCCTATTCGGTATTGCCGGATTTGCAAGGGCGCGGTGGTGCGGGCGGGTGTCGCGGACGGGCGGGCGCCCGGTGGCGACGGGGGAGACGGGGGAGACGGTGGACGTGGAGGTGGCGCGGGCGGGCCGCGGTGCGGCCGGATCAGACGCCGTCGTCGTCGATTTCCTTGCGCTCGCGGCGTTCCTCGTTGCCGCGGCGCGCGCGCAGGCGCTGGCGCGACAGGACGGCGATCACCTGCTGGGTCGGCGCGCCGGACGGCAGTTCGTTGCGGATGCGATCGGGCACCATCGGCAGGCCCGCACGCTGCCGGCGCAGCGCCTTTGCGATTGCCCGGC
It encodes:
- the mprF gene encoding bifunctional lysylphosphatidylglycerol flippase/synthetase MprF, giving the protein MSSRHPGSPGRAAAAIARVSALVRNERVLSPLLAFGIGLLLIVVFQHLSESVDYRSVIRQLRHMSTGEWGASLAATALSYLALVARDAVGLRYVAAKVPRAALWIGAIAGSALGNATGFGALTGGAVRARVYGVSGVTPAQIGRMTVFTSGTLALAMVLMTAVGMVCVPEALAAMLHVAPGVLTWSGAALLVVLAAMVAMCGNTARPVVTRFKWLSFDVPARRDLVMQVVYAVLDVVAAGLTLWVLLPAAPVGFPTFITVYAAALLLGMIGHTPGGIGVFEAAMVFTLGREVPAHAMVAALIAYRAIYFGVPLVLSAGLLAGFEGRALRRRLVTRQAVRVSQLAPLFLSLVTFAVGSMLVISSATPAFWHRIAILRHLVPLWVLEGSQVICSVLGVALLFVARGLLRRLDGAWWMTFALTLASLALSLAKGLAFVEAGVLGTLLVLLLVSRRRFNRHSSLLAERFTVSWFVSVTMVLMLAVWVLFFAFRDVPYTRELWSHFSFDARAPRALRATLAAGVFVAMFALWQLLRPAPGRFVKPVPQDLFDAERIIRAQECSDAGLALMGDKSFLFSESRQAFLMYAKYGRTWAALHDPVGPREEWPALIGKFIALAHAHSGRAAFYQVRANALPLYLDAGLTLMKLGEEAHIALDQFDLKGSNRSHLRYALRRGDKDALTVEVIAPGDVPVALPALRDISDGWLDSRDAREKSFSVAAFHDGYLATQSVMLVRQADKPIAFVTFMTTDLNTEATVGVMRHLPDASPYAMEYLFTQLALHLKEAGFRKLSLGIAPFSGMGAAKMPSPWHRFGLMVWRFGGRFYNFRGLRAFKSKFEPHWEPRYLAASGSVGVFVTLADLSLLAGGRRS
- a CDS encoding virulence factor family protein, with the protein product MMLKNRIARAAAACAGMMLAGVACATQPVAVKAETVSGGRYGPVTVTKPSGPLRGFVVLFSREAGWNAADQQAADALAKAGAMTVGVDSERYAKNLAAKQETCHHLDGDAEAVSHQLERLAQSSRYFTPIVAGVGQGGAIAKQILSMAPENTIAGVVSVNPTAKLDPRFKPCPPDPTIVRRAMPGFVETAAAGDTTKLVSLVTSHLRDNSSSGDELDVSDLPLVELPAKGGSDRLAIVISGDGGWRDLDKTIAEALQRDGVSVVGIDSLRYFWSEKPPAQVSRDLARVMRTYMARWHANRVALVGYSFGADVMPFAYNRLPADLRDKVAVMSLLGFAPSADFQIRVTGWLGMPASDNALKVAPEIAKVPPQLVQCFYGAEEKDTMCPALANTGADVIKTQGDHHFGRDYIALEKKILGGFGKPVAAR
- a CDS encoding DUF934 domain-containing protein; the encoded protein is MTQASDNASTNARIRLLTPAEHAGDTQQHDDATLTIGNDEELPPLAARIAQAARIDLQFPSFTDGRAYSQAYLLRKRFGFAGDLRATGDVLVDQLLLMERTGFSSAVLGDDTDLAAARRQLDRFPGFYQRDARTATPPHDTATPAGK
- a CDS encoding nitrite/sulfite reductase; the encoded protein is MYRYTDFDRALVLSRAAQFRDQLERWQHGTLSEDAFRPLRLQNGWYVQRHAPMLRVAVPYGELSSAQLRVLARIARDYDVPDDATYRAASDAQALLGTLRLPTRSAHFTTRTNVQFNWIPLAKAADVMDLLATVDMHGIQTSGNCIRNISCDERAGVAPDEIADPRPFAEVMRQWTTLHPEFAFLPRKFKIAITGAAEDRAATDWHDVGLKLVRDDTGELGFRVSVGGGMGRTPMIATQLRAFLPWRHVMNYIEAIVRVYNRYGRRDNKYKARIKILVKTEGQRYIDDVEEEFRQIVGHDGGPHTIPQAEFDRVAASFVPPRLEPRTLDLHDAIARMSAQASRHPAFARWLARNVAAHRDPALRIVTLSFKRRLQAPGDASPDQLDALADLADRYSAGEARVTHTQNVVLPWVHVDDLFLLWENARAIGLASANVGLLTDMIACPGGDFCALANARSIPIADAIAERFQDLDLLHDVGDIDLHISGCINSCGHHHSGHLGILGVDKDGAEWYQVTLGGSDGSTASGPARPGKVIGPSFSADEIVDVVDAIVNAYLDARIDADGRSERFIDTVRRIGAEPFKAAANDARHQAEHA
- a CDS encoding PLP-dependent aminotransferase family protein — encoded protein: MKRYETLAHTIADDIRNGNLAVGTRLPSLRQIIAQHGVSQSTVFRAYYQLEQWGLIRARERSGYYVAPGATPQAGPAAKRRASRAGASRKVDISDLVFSVLDAATQPGIVPLGSAFPSPQLFPLPRLAKSLAQATRLVSPWSTVVDLPPGNEALRQQIARRYLATGVSQPIDEIVVTNGALEALNLCLMAVTRPGDVVAVEAPGFYAALQAIERLDLRAVEIPVDPRTGLDLDALANALDRHDIRACWFMTNFQNPTGVTLSAEKKRALVDMLAAREVPLIEDDVYGELHFGPDYPLPARAFDRHGLVMHCSSFSKTLAPGYRIGWAAAGRFAEKVQRLKLMTTLSASIPAQVGIANYLEHGGYDRHLRKLRGALHSQLDRMDDALRRWLPAGVEWVRPEGGYFLWLAFPDAIDAMELHRQAIARGISFAPGPLFSAAHGFERCVRVNFGHPWSRDIERAIRVLGELVAQPSVRKGG
- a CDS encoding extracellular solute-binding protein — translated: MQPGDSYGVRLIRGIGARACARGAVRRLFVILILGLLAPDLSAFADSPETVYDNVLRVLAWPGYADRDVVSAFEAQFHVRVEVTFVDSDEALWTRMHSAAPPPYDLLAANTAEIQRYAHERLLAPIDLARIPNRRRQLPNFQQLATIGGLVQDGATYAIPFTYSSMGLIYDRKQVPSAPRSMRELWNPRYRGKVLDFNSAQHNFSFTALALGYPDPFRLSPAQTLDVARKLIDLRRNLLTYYTLPEEATALFVQHRAALMFGNYGTQQVELLRRAGADVGYVIPDEGALAWLDCWAVTRGAQHPELAFAWINYMLEPAIGALLTERQGLANTLEPPLGLDAGHQHLVWLQPVEDIARRESLWGRIVSGDRPEQFEK
- a CDS encoding GGDEF domain-containing protein, whose amino-acid sequence is MIRLGLTSKLSVLFACIGVIASGTTGYYTYRANRTMLVQEAQHSLLMSTQLLGQRFTTALSDVADDALVLAQLPSSPLVAGSDNPDSARRKRLEQVYYSFMRNHQEYLQIRLIASGKFGLERIRVDRDARGIVVMPESVFQEKGQFSYVFDTLATAPGHIYLSPIAINHETGSHAAEGLPILRVGTPVIDASGQTVGALVVDVELSRVFDRLERDLPEDYAVYLANEWGDFLLHPDPSQAFGFDRGRRVLMQDRFAVTRELFDSARTNVTLNGLEQPDEAPGQMFAFARTPFGHDEGNRFVVLGMARPLADVLAPASMLGERIVRMVLVSSLLAVILAILFARAITRPLQTLARAATHVFDDPAAERLPVGRADEIGVLARCFDCMRVEIRTQVAMLRAKQLELTHLAGHDPLTALPNRLLFMEHLDAAIRHAAAVREGLAVMFVDLDRFKQINDQHGHSAGDRTLVAVAKRLSLVLRSGDMVARLGGDEFIVLISDVRSPEVIDDVASRIQIVMAEELEFGDRRVAVGASIGVSEFPADGASAEELLVKADAAMYAAKASALCACVRYQDLVGGAAAPDEAGAGRVASGGSR
- a CDS encoding DUF4148 domain-containing protein, giving the protein MKSLVSAVVAAVALSASFGAFAQSTVTRAQVRDELVQLEAAGYKPSQSSPYYPADIQAAQARVHAADNTGYGAQPAATVQGGAPAAKVQSPRDSVYFGH